One genomic window of Desulfuromonas sp. AOP6 includes the following:
- a CDS encoding glucosaminidase domain-containing protein, translating to MMRVRHLATRLTMPFLAIALVGCVESQTTASSNDQPKPTKVKTLHISGHHELKNFFKENGYHWDTLDQGVPPFILKKLPEDFTHIEEVREKKRLFFLSLLPMILILNEEILQERESLLTIYQSLGKGNPISKKQKNFLQTLSQKYKVKGDLLTSDETRDSLLKRVDILPPSLVLAQAAIESGYGTSRFAQLGNNLFGEWTFTPGTGLVPQERPEGATYEVRRFDSVFDSLQSYMTNINTHWAYRKLREKRAQLRKGGISPQGIDLVPGLERYSERGEDYIEDVKTMIRLNRLSRLSTTSLRKS from the coding sequence ATGATGAGAGTCCGACATTTAGCAACCCGCCTTACCATGCCGTTCCTTGCCATCGCACTGGTGGGTTGCGTAGAAAGCCAGACGACTGCCTCCTCCAACGACCAACCCAAGCCTACCAAGGTAAAGACTCTTCACATATCAGGACACCACGAACTAAAAAACTTTTTTAAAGAAAATGGTTACCACTGGGACACCCTGGATCAAGGAGTCCCGCCCTTTATTCTTAAAAAACTGCCCGAAGACTTCACCCATATCGAAGAGGTCAGAGAAAAAAAACGTCTCTTTTTTCTCTCACTCCTACCGATGATCCTCATCCTCAATGAGGAAATCTTACAGGAAAGGGAAAGTCTCCTTACGATTTACCAATCGCTGGGGAAAGGAAATCCCATATCCAAAAAACAGAAAAATTTCCTGCAAACTCTCTCCCAAAAGTACAAGGTCAAGGGAGATCTTTTAACGAGCGACGAGACTCGCGACAGCCTCTTGAAAAGGGTCGACATCCTGCCCCCATCGCTCGTTCTGGCGCAGGCGGCAATAGAATCAGGCTATGGCACCTCGCGCTTCGCTCAGTTAGGCAATAATCTCTTTGGAGAGTGGACGTTTACCCCAGGGACAGGGCTGGTTCCTCAAGAACGGCCAGAAGGTGCTACCTACGAAGTACGTCGTTTTGATTCAGTTTTCGACAGCCTGCAATCTTACATGACTAATATCAATACCCATTGGGCCTATCGAAAACTGCGTGAAAAAAGGGCACAATTAAGAAAGGGAGGAATCTCGCCCCAGGGAATAGATTTGGTTCCAGGCCTTGAACGCTATTCTGAGAGAGGCGAGGATTACATAGAGGATGTCAAGACCATGATTCGCCTTAACCGCCTTTCTCGTCTTTCCACAACAAGCTTGCGTAAATCCTGA
- a CDS encoding polysaccharide deacetylase family protein, translating into MPKQFSWVILPLLCVLFFVGPPLAFSATVFVYHRFGDERYPSTNIDLDVFRSQLDLLKAQNYTVMPLGEIVSHLESGGTFPEKTASLTVDDAYYSFLTGALPLLQEYGYKATLFVNTDAVGAKGYLSWDDLRAISKVGIEIGNHSASHPYMVNRKQGESEAAWNKRILADIRKAQSELTLELGVEPQLFAYPYGEYSPDIVEIVRSFGFKAAAAQQSGVIDVGVDRFTLPRFPMGGPYATLDDFTTKLSMKALPVDVLFPQSPIVDKEDPPLLVIDIQNGEVDLSRLRCFVQGQEEATITPDPIIAGRYRIQAKEPLSGRRNKYTLTAPGIKDGQWYWFSQLWIKR; encoded by the coding sequence ATGCCTAAACAATTCTCATGGGTAATTTTGCCGCTGTTGTGTGTGCTGTTTTTTGTCGGGCCGCCGCTAGCATTTTCGGCGACGGTTTTTGTATACCATCGGTTCGGAGATGAACGCTATCCTTCCACCAACATCGACCTCGACGTGTTCAGGTCTCAGCTTGATCTGCTAAAAGCGCAAAATTATACCGTCATGCCTTTGGGGGAAATTGTATCCCATCTAGAGAGTGGCGGGACTTTTCCTGAAAAAACGGCAAGCCTTACAGTTGACGACGCATACTACTCTTTTTTGACGGGGGCCTTACCCCTGTTGCAGGAATATGGTTACAAAGCGACTCTTTTTGTCAACACCGATGCGGTTGGGGCAAAGGGCTATCTCTCCTGGGATGATCTGCGCGCCATCTCCAAGGTTGGGATCGAGATCGGAAATCACTCGGCGTCTCATCCCTATATGGTCAACAGAAAGCAGGGCGAATCCGAGGCTGCCTGGAATAAACGCATTCTTGCCGATATCCGCAAGGCGCAGAGTGAATTGACACTAGAACTGGGTGTTGAGCCGCAGCTATTTGCTTATCCCTATGGTGAGTATTCTCCGGATATTGTTGAAATCGTTCGCTCTTTTGGCTTTAAAGCAGCAGCAGCTCAGCAATCGGGTGTTATTGATGTGGGAGTGGACAGATTTACTCTGCCTCGCTTTCCCATGGGTGGGCCTTATGCCACCTTGGATGATTTCACCACAAAACTTTCCATGAAAGCATTGCCGGTCGATGTGCTCTTTCCTCAAAGTCCGATAGTTGACAAGGAGGATCCTCCGCTACTTGTCATCGATATCCAGAATGGAGAGGTTGACTTATCCCGGCTGCGTTGTTTTGTCCAAGGACAAGAAGAAGCGACTATTACGCCTGATCCTATCATAGCCGGAAGGTATCGTATTCAGGCAAAGGAGCCGCTCTCGGGAAGACGCAACAAGTACACGCTCACGGCTCCAGGCATAAAAGACGGGCAGTGGTACTGGTTCAGTCAGTTATGGATTAAAAGATGA